Within the Halichoerus grypus chromosome 2, mHalGry1.hap1.1, whole genome shotgun sequence genome, the region TCCTAATAAGGCTAAGCTTAATAAGTGTTCGAATTTTAGTGTCCAAGATAGTAAAAAATTAGCCAATGGCACACCTGAAACACCAACTGTAGAAGCAGACACCTACACAAAGTTATTTCAGGTTAAACcagcaaatcagaaaaaaatggaggagaCAATACCTGACCAGCAGAATTTCACATTTCCAAAAACCACACCACATCTGACAGAAAAGCAGTTTGCAAAGGAAGCAGCATTCACTGCTGATTTTGGCTTAAAATCAGAATTTGGACTAAAACCTCACACAGCTTGTCCACCTAATAATGATTTTGCTAATGTCACAGAAAAACAACAGTTTACTAAACTTGAGCCCCCAAATTCTGAGTATTTTAAATCTGTGAATTTATTATCAAACTCAGCAACATCTTCAGGAGGTATCAACTTAAACAGACCAACTTGGATGAATgtccaaacaaaaaataacactCCTATTCCTTATCGGAATCAAGGTAACTTGATGAAATTAAATAGTCACTTAAGTGTAGCTTCAAAAGGTTCTAACCATTCTTCAGATTTCCCCCAACTGTCATCCACAAATTTAACCCCAAATAGCAGTTTATTTCAGAAGTATTGCCAAGAAAACCCTTCAGCATTTTCTAGTTTTGATTTCAGTTACAATGGTGCAGAAAGAATTCAATCTGTCAATCACATGGAAGGACTGACAAAGACTGGAGAAGAAAGTCTCTTTGAATCAGTtactgataaaaaaataaagcaaccaaATGGATTTTGTGATAACTATTCAGCTCAGCAGTATGGGatcattgaaaatataaacaaacataatTTTCAAGCTAAGCCTCAGAGTGGACATTATGATCCTGAGGAAGGTCCAAAGCACTTAGATGGCTTATCTCAAAATACGTATCAAGATCTGTTGGAGTCACAGGGTCATTTTAATAGCCACAGACAGGGAAGTGGAGACAACAATATTAATAGCCGTGTGAATCGCGCACAGGCGTCATGCTTTTCTAATAATTATATGATGGGAGACTTAAGGCATAATCAGAGTTTTCAACCACTTGGTTCAAATGGGTTTCCCCTAAGATCCACTCACCCATTTGGCCATTCAGTTGTTCCACTGTTGGATTCTTATGATTTGTTTTCTTATGATGACTTAAGCCATTTATACCCTTATTTTAATGATATGATGTATGGTGATAATTCCTTTTCTGGTTTCGTGCCAACTTTTGGATTTCAAAGACCAATTAAAACCCGTAGTGCACCAGCCAGTGAACTTCATATTCGACTAGAAGAGTGCTATGAACAATGGAGAGCattagaaaaggagagaaaaaaggtaACACAAAGCTATCCATTTAGGAGTAACTTAGgatgttccctctgcctctcttcattttgtttgttAGAGTAGTTTGAGTGTTATTTCTAAGCTGAATTCTATAATGTACAGTATTTGTTAAGTATTTGACTATAAGGAATTAATTAGATGACTTAAGCttcaagcttaaaaaaaatcattatttatgtAAAGTTTATTTCGCCTATGAAGACTTTTTCCTTAATGGGTTAAAAGTTTActtcttttggggtgcctgcctggctcagttggaagagtatgtgactcttgatctcagggttatgagtttgagccccacgttgggtgtagagactacttaaaaataaaatcctttttggggcatctggggggctcagttggttaagcgactgccttcggctcgggtgatgatcctggagtctcaggatcgagtcctgcatcgggctcccttctcagtgggaagtctgcctctctctctgaccttacCCCATCTCatgcactctatctctctctcactctctctctcaagtgaataaaatctttaaaaaaataataaaattcttttttaaatttttttaaagattttatttatttacttgagagagagtgtacaagcagggggaacagcaggcagagggagaagcagactccccactgagcaggaagcccgatacgggactcgatcccaggaccccgagatcatgacctgagctgagggcagacgcttaactgaccgggccacccaggcgtcccaaaatactttttttttaaaaaaagttcttttaattaaatattaagctGTTGGAGCCTTTGggtattttatatgcattaaataTGATAGAAAAATATGGTGGTATTGTGGTTTGTATTTGTTGCTTTTTgaaactaaaacaattttaaagttgtgattttcaatttatttcttagGCCTAGGAGAAATGTTATTCAGTACTGAATCATATTTAGAAAGTTCAGCATCTAaaagttacataattttttaCAGACTGAATTAGCCCTGGCCAAGAATTACCCAGGAAAAAAAGTATCCAGTACTAACAACACACCAATTCCAAGGCTGACCTCCAACCCATCTCGAGTTGATCGCTTAATTGTGGATGAACTTCGGGAACAAGCCAGAGTAAGCTGTAAAAACACCCaataatggattttttaattgtttgataaaattttaaaacaagtcaGAGTTCTGAAggatttttaaatcacatttatgCAAAACTCTCTGAAATATATTCTTTTCCATGTTTGGTCCTAGAACTATGATTAATAATTAGGGAAGGGGAAATAGCACTCccttaatcatttaaaaagtagGTTTAGTAACTTAAATGGTTCCTCTTTAAGAAACCCAAGTTAACATAGAGCTAATCCTCaatagaaagaattttaaagcaaaaataattttgaatattatttataaagaaagtCCCATTTCTTAGacacaaacatttgttttctagCTTGATGAGCAAGCTGTGCTTGCATTATACAAAATGGTAAATCAACAGGTAAttactgtatttcattttcttaacccTGTACTCTTGagttattcaacaaacattaaataTATCCAGCAATGTATTAAATACTGAAGAATATAGGTATGCATAATTCTGTAAAATACTCTTGTTTTAGAAAATTAGTATatcacttcaaatataaagaaTCCTGATGTTAGGTCACTTTGTAATTTAACAAATGATTATTCCTgttatttcctttgtaatttcagaattttctagaatttaataGAGCagtgtaaaatttctttttttatttttaagattttatttatttatttgagagagagagaatgagagagagcacatgagaggggggagggtcagagggagaagcagactccccgccgagcagggagcccgaagcgggactcgatccagggactccaggatcatgacctgagccgaaggcagtcgcttaaccaactgagccacccaggcgcccgaaaatttctcttttttgacctttctctcttaaaaacttatgctgttttccaaataaaatatgataCAAGATtcttgggggggcgcctggctggctcagtcggaggagcgtttgactcttgatctcagagttgtgggttcgagccccatgttgagcatagagattacttaaaaaaataaataaactgaaaaaaaaaatattcctgggaAAAAGCATGCAGTAAAGACAGCTTGCTTCTGTGATTGAATAAAAGCCATTTTAGGAATTAGAAAAATCAACATAGCAGAGTGTATTTTATTGAACATCAGTTTCTTGTACCTTGCtgtctttaaaatatagatatgaACTACTTCAGTGGAAAAAGATTGATTTTACCTAGCTTTCAGTTGGTCAGTTGAAATTCtgtatcaggggcgcctgggtggctcagttggttaagcgactgccttcagctcaggtcatgatcctggagtcccgggatcgagtcccacatcgggctccctgctcagcggggggtctgcttctccctctgatccccttccctctcatactctctgtctctcattctctctctctcaaataaataaataaaatctttaaaaaaaaattctatatcaaatttataaatttgtaCAATGGATTTATC harbors:
- the MEIOC gene encoding meiosis-specific coiled-coil domain-containing protein MEIOC, producing the protein MATPKVAFRGGANRCWNLGADPGSRLTDVFNSVMLTGSTSFYDCYKSQSEDSVDLRQTYTPLSSSAEYSSSVDSSLFYAPWSTYGDDIKQPSNSQINVKNRIQTERNDYGSETDLYGLVSNILEEQDKSQPYFAEGTCSSNLKSVWPMNTSRFADHHDLLTETKRPIDTAISQQAFYSGESVSAVEKQYLHNSNLTPQQKIDELYHGFTGLDLEEQWMYPSRSDHSNCYNIQTNDTAKTTFQDYPFIKNCFTSQTGLSDIMKESAVDTYLYGREKICTKGLEAPLQQKRAEMFLSQFNRYNENADYCRYPEYVHPNKAKLNKCSNFSVQDSKKLANGTPETPTVEADTYTKLFQVKPANQKKMEETIPDQQNFTFPKTTPHLTEKQFAKEAAFTADFGLKSEFGLKPHTACPPNNDFANVTEKQQFTKLEPPNSEYFKSVNLLSNSATSSGGINLNRPTWMNVQTKNNTPIPYRNQGNLMKLNSHLSVASKGSNHSSDFPQLSSTNLTPNSSLFQKYCQENPSAFSSFDFSYNGAERIQSVNHMEGLTKTGEESLFESVTDKKIKQPNGFCDNYSAQQYGIIENINKHNFQAKPQSGHYDPEEGPKHLDGLSQNTYQDLLESQGHFNSHRQGSGDNNINSRVNRAQASCFSNNYMMGDLRHNQSFQPLGSNGFPLRSTHPFGHSVVPLLDSYDLFSYDDLSHLYPYFNDMMYGDNSFSGFVPTFGFQRPIKTRSAPASELHIRLEECYEQWRALEKERKKTELALAKNYPGKKVSSTNNTPIPRLTSNPSRVDRLIVDELREQARVVTLLGKMERLRSSPLHANISTALDRHLESIHIVQSRRKDEIVNASNRQRQGVPRCQDDRDVFALASAIKEMCVATRKARTTLWCALQMTLPKTASTAGQTDVEKALQDIVNCEDKVHENINSSNPVNQRGEANKH